Proteins from a genomic interval of Cucumis melo cultivar AY chromosome 7, USDA_Cmelo_AY_1.0, whole genome shotgun sequence:
- the LOC103493001 gene encoding BTB/POZ domain and ankyrin repeat-containing protein NPR1-like, which yields MDNANDPSSSPSFASSSYVSNGSSYNNVAATFNNDPSANSDHMCLSKLSANLEKLMVDSDFDYTDAVVVVEGIEVGVHRCILAARSQFFHELFKQEVDSSTEDGKPKYCMSKLVAFSKVGIEAFKVILNYLYTGKLKPSPPEVSTCVDEACAHDACGPAINYAVELMYASATFKMKEMVLLVQRRLLNFVEKAAVEDVITILIAAFHCHLDQLHSPCIQRVARSDLDAVSLERELPDEVASEIKSLRMKSQQDTEADIVEEVDLNREKKIRRLHKALDSDDVELLKLLLIESSDITLNDAYALHYATAYCDPKVIKEVLNLGLADLNLKNLRGQTVLHVAARRKDPKIIVALLDKGASALEPTADGQTAVTICRRLTRPRDYNETTQKGQESNKDRLCIDVLEREMRRNSFSTGMEMATQISAADMHVMLDYLENRVAFARLFFPVEAKVAMEIADADSTIAYTGPVSSKGSSGNLLKVDLNETPSVGTKRLQSRMQALMKTVETGRRYFPNCSEVLDNFLADDMPDLLFLEKGTPEEQRKKKARFMELKDDVQKAFCKDLASGFSSSSSSSSSPKVGVNHKARRK from the exons ATGGACAATGCCAATGATCCCTCCTCGTCCCCAAGTTTTGCCTCGTCGTCTTATGTGTCAAATGGGTCCAGTTATAACAACGTTGCCGCAACATTCAACAATGACCCTTCTGCAAATTCTGATCATATGTGTCTTAGCAAACTAAGTGCAAACCTCGAGAAGCTTATGGTTGATTCTGATTTTGACTATACCGATGCGGTGGTTGTTGTTGAGGGCATTGAAGTGGGTGTTCATCGATGTATATTGGCTGCTCGGAGTCAGTTTTTTCATGAGCTTTTTAAGCAGGAAGTGGATAGCTCCACCGAAGATGGCAAGCCAAAATATTGTATGTCTAAGTTGGTGGCTTTCAGCAAGGTTGGCATTGAAGCTTTCAAGGTTATCTTGAATTACTTGTACACTGGAAAGCTAAAGCCATCACCGCCAGAAGTATCAACATGTGTGGATGAGGCCTGTGCTCATGATGCTTGTGGGCCTGCTATTAATTATGCAGTGGAATTGATGTATGCTTCTGCCACTTTCAAGATGAAAGAGATGGTTTTGCTTGTACAG CGTCGACTCCTAAATTTTGTTGAGAAAGCCGCTGTGGAAGATGTGATAACTATACTGATTGCTGCATTTCATTGTCATCTGGACCAGCTGCACTCCCCCTGCATTCAAAGAGTCGCAAGGTCGGACCTTGATGCTGTGTCTCTAGAGAGAGAGCTTCCTGATGAGGTTGCAAGTGAAATTAAATCACTGCGTATGAAATCTCAGCAAGACACTGAAGCAGATATTGTGGAAGAAGTGGACCTGAACCGTGAGAAGAAAATCAGGAGGCTCCACAAAGCATTGGACTCTGATGATGTTGAACTTCTGAAATTGCTTTTGATTGAGTCATCCGACATTACCTTGAATGATGCTTATGCTCTTCACTATGCCACTGCCTATTGTGACCCCAAGGTCATTAAGGAGGTTCTTAACCTAGGGTTAGCAGATCTCAACCTTAAAAACCTTAGAGGACAAACAGTTCTCCATGTTGCAGCAAGGCGTAAGGACCCTAAAATCATTGTAGCTCTTTTGGACAAGGGAGCCTCTGCATTAGAACCTACAGCTGATGGACAAACTGCTGTTACAATCTGTCGAAGGCTGACTAGGCCTAGGGATTATAATGAGACGACTCAAAAAGGACAGGAATCTAACAAAGATCGGTTATGCATTGATGTGCTGGAGAGAGAGATGCGTAGGAATTCTTTTTCTACTGGCATGGAAATGGCAACTCAGATTTCAGCTGCCGATATGCACGTGATGCTAGACTATCTAGAAAATAGAG TGGCCTTTGCTCGCCTTTTTTTCCCTGTCGAGGCGAAGGTGGCAATGGAGATTGCAGATGCAGATTCCACAATAGCATATACTGGCCCTGTATCATCCAAGGGGTCATCTGGCAACTTGCTGAAGGTTGACTTGAATGAAACACCATCTGTAGGAACCAAGAGACTCCAGTCAAGAATGCAAGCTCTAATGAAAACAG TGGAGACAGGTCGACGGTATTTCCCTAATTGCTCGGAAGTACTCGACAACTTCTTGGCTGATGACATGCCTGACCTACTCTTCCTTGAAAAGGGAACTCCAGAAGAGCAGCGGAAGAAGAAGGCTCGGTTCATGGAACTTAAAGATGATGTTCAAAAAGCATTCTGCAAGGACTTAGCGTCAGGTTTTTCATCCtcctcttcatcttcttcctcaccCAAAGTGGGTGTAAATCACAAAGCTAGGAGAAAATGA
- the LOC103493005 gene encoding galactoside 2-alpha-L-fucosyltransferase-like, which translates to MKLVWLIVVSVMAVVISQRFWMPSLEFSHLWRTVSYHGFTNNYGRNNDKFINGLLPPGFDQKSCLSRYQLNLIRKPSPHKPSFPLLSKLRRYEALHRRCGPNSPSFRQAIVRLTSPTNSTAPSDDCKYIVILTRDGLGNRILSILSAFFYALISNRVILINRGNTLEDLFCEPFLESSWLLPSDFPLRDKFGSFRQSFPESFGNILRNGMRKETIEDSPPPYLYLHLSHDAGDYDKLFYCDRQQNLLKKVPWLIMETNNYLVPAIFLVSSFRQELNELFPAKDTVFHHLGRYLFHPKNDVWGLILRSYKPYVARANEMVGIQIRIFGSESGSIQDQMKQILACTQKKKLLPETELSSAEKADSSTSQKVKVVLVTSLNSQYSETLKEMYWEHPTVDGEMVAVYQPSHEGVQSSDSRIHNRKALAEMYLLSLSDVLVTSDWSTFGYVAQGLAGVKPWMLYKAEDKVFWALQHWLKYKTSKEGGDDWPCRQAVSMEPCLQVPPVCDCDEMKRMDGGKVLPYVIHCEDASWGLKLG; encoded by the exons ATGAAGTTGGTTTGGTTGATTGTAGTTTCAGTTATGGCGGTTGTGATATCACAGCGATTTTGGATGCCATCTTTGGAGTTTAGTCATCTTTGGAGAACTGTTTCTTACCATG GCTTTACAAACAATTATGGAAGAAACAACGATAAATTCATCAATGGCCTTCTTCCTCCAGGCTTCGATCAAAAATCCTGCTTAAGCCGATACCAACTCAACCTCATCAGAAAACCCTCTCCCCATAAACCCTCTTTCCCTCTCCTCTCAAAGCTCCGTCGCTACGAGGCTCTCCACCGTCGCTGTGGCCCCAATTCCCCATCGTTCCGTCAAGCCATTGTTCGTCTCACCTCACCCACCAACTCCACAGCCCCATCAGATGACTGCAAATACATTGTTATTCTAACTCGAGACGGACTCGGCAATCGGATCCTCTCCATTCTCTCTGCCTTCTTCTACGCTCTAATCTCCAATCGTGTCATTCTAATCAATCGAGGCAATACCCTCGAAGATCTCTTCTGTGAGCCCTTTCTTGAATCCTCATGGCTTCTTCCCTCAGATTTTCCTCTCCGGGACAAATTTGGGTCATTCCGTCAGTCCTTCCCAGAGTCTTTTGGGAATATTTTGAGGAATGGGATGCGGAAGGAAACAATCGAAGATTCACCTCCACCTTATTTGTATCTCCATCTCTCTCATGATGCCGGCGATTACGATAAGCTCTTTTACTGTGATCGACAACAAAATCTTTTGAAGAAGGTTCCATGGTTGATTATGGAGACGAATAACTACCTGGTTCCGGCAATTTTTTTGGTTTCTTCTTTTAGACAAGAGCTTAACGAACTCTTTCCGGCGAAGGACACTGTGTTCCACCATCTTGGACGATACCTCTTCCACCCGAAGAACGACGTGTGGGGGCTGATTTTGAGATCTTACAAGCCATATGTTGCCCGAGCAAATGAAATGGTAGGGATTCAGATCCGAATTTTTGGATCGGAGTCCGGGTCGATTCAGGACCAAATGAAACAGATTCTAGCTTGTACACAGAAGAAGAAATTACTACCGGAGACCGAACTATCGTCGGCAGAGAAGGCGGATTCCTCCACTTCTCAGAAGGTGAAAGTTGTGTTGGTGACGTCTCTCAACTCTCAATACTCTGAAACACTGAAGGAGATGTATTGGGAGCATCCGACTGTCGACGGCGAGATGGTGGCGGTGTACCAGCCAAGCCACGAGGGGGTTCAGAGCTCCGATAGTAGGATACACAATCGGAAGGCACTGGCGGAAATGTACCTTTTGAGTTTGAGCGACGTGTTGGTGACGAGCGACTGGTCAACGTTTGGATATGTGGCACAGGGGCTGGCTGGAGTGAAGCCATGGATGCTTTACAAGGCGGAGGATAAGGTGTTTTGGGCGTTACAACACTGGCTAAAGTACAAAACGAGCAAGGAGGGGGGTGACGATTGGCCTTGCCGGCAAGCGGTGTCGATGGAGCCGTGTCTTCAAGTGCCGCCGGTGTGCGATTGCGATGAGATGAAAAGAATGGATGGAGGGAAGGTTTTGCCTTACGTGATACATTGTGAAGATGCGAGTTGGGGCCTCAAATTAGGTTGA